One genomic region from Cellulomonas fengjieae encodes:
- a CDS encoding glycosyltransferase, whose translation MLSVHTSPLDQPGTGDAGGMNVYVLELSRALAARGARVEIFTRATSSDQPETVVLPGTDADGRPIVGEDVRAVLLAQDVEPGVVPPILVHHVAAGPFERLDKNDLPAVLCGMAAGVLRWEAARRPGWYDVVHSHYWLSGQVGQIAADRWEVPLVHTAHTLARVKNASLAPGDDPEPTQRVVGEEQLVATADALVASTPVEAEELVELYGADPDRVHVVEPGVDLDRFVPGDKASARRALGLPADREIVLFAGRVQALKAPDVLVRALGVLRATGRPVPLLVVLGGPSGRSSAVRELRALATVVGVPDDVVVHPPADRDTLATWYHAADIVAMPSRSESFGLVAAEAQASGVPVIAACVGGLRTIVDHDVSGRLVRGHDPVVWADVIADVLASADDRARYAVGARRVAERFGWETTADQMLKVYSVAGEVRASRVSA comes from the coding sequence ATGCTGTCGGTGCACACGTCGCCGCTCGACCAGCCGGGCACGGGCGACGCCGGCGGGATGAACGTGTACGTGCTCGAGCTGTCCCGCGCACTCGCCGCCCGCGGCGCGCGCGTGGAGATCTTCACGCGGGCGACGTCCTCCGACCAGCCCGAGACGGTCGTCCTGCCCGGAACCGACGCCGACGGGCGGCCGATCGTCGGCGAGGACGTCCGCGCGGTCCTGCTCGCGCAGGACGTCGAGCCCGGCGTCGTGCCGCCGATCCTCGTGCACCACGTCGCCGCGGGACCGTTCGAGCGGCTGGACAAGAACGACCTGCCGGCCGTCCTGTGCGGCATGGCCGCGGGGGTGCTGCGCTGGGAGGCGGCACGCCGGCCGGGCTGGTACGACGTCGTGCACTCCCACTACTGGCTGTCGGGCCAGGTCGGCCAGATCGCGGCCGACCGCTGGGAGGTGCCCCTGGTGCACACCGCCCACACGCTGGCTCGCGTGAAGAACGCGTCCCTGGCGCCGGGCGACGACCCGGAGCCGACCCAGCGTGTGGTCGGGGAGGAGCAGCTCGTCGCCACGGCGGACGCGCTGGTGGCCAGCACGCCGGTGGAGGCGGAGGAGCTCGTCGAGCTCTACGGGGCCGACCCCGACCGCGTGCACGTGGTGGAGCCGGGCGTGGACCTCGACCGGTTCGTCCCGGGCGACAAGGCGTCCGCGCGGCGCGCGCTCGGCCTGCCCGCCGACCGCGAGATCGTGCTGTTCGCGGGCCGCGTGCAGGCGCTCAAGGCCCCGGACGTCCTGGTCCGCGCGCTCGGTGTGCTGCGGGCCACGGGCCGGCCCGTACCGCTGCTCGTCGTCCTGGGTGGCCCGTCCGGCCGGTCGAGCGCGGTCCGGGAGCTCCGGGCGCTCGCGACGGTGGTCGGCGTCCCCGACGACGTGGTCGTGCACCCGCCCGCCGACCGCGACACGCTGGCGACCTGGTACCACGCCGCCGACATCGTGGCGATGCCGTCGCGCAGCGAGTCCTTCGGGCTCGTCGCCGCCGAGGCCCAGGCCAGCGGCGTGCCGGTGATCGCCGCCTGCGTGGGTGGGCTGCGCACCATCGTCGACCACGACGTCTCCGGACGGCTGGTCCGCGGCCACGACCCGGTCGTCTGGGCCGACGTCATCGCCGACGTGCTGGCCTCCGCGGACGACCGCGCCAGGTACGCCGTCGGTGCCCGGCGGGTGGCCGAGCGGTTCGGCTGGGAGACCACCGCCGACCAGATGCTCAAGGTGTACTCGGTCGCCGGAGAGGTGCGGGCGTCGCGCGTCTCGGCGTGA